A DNA window from Moorella thermoacetica contains the following coding sequences:
- a CDS encoding 4Fe-4S dicluster domain-containing protein, translating to MAEQQVVPSQQLVAPVARLSGQPVNRCYQCHKCTGGCPVTAVMDLMPHQVVRYVQLGLEEELLKSKTIWQCAACRTCISRCPNGIDIAAINDALKQRALARGIQPALPEVAAFHQAFLASLKSRGRVHELGMMIAFKLKTGTYFQDVPLGLKMFQHRKLRLLPEGIKNRQRFRALLQGEKGWRE from the coding sequence TTGGCTGAACAACAGGTTGTACCTTCCCAGCAACTTGTGGCTCCGGTGGCCAGACTATCGGGACAACCTGTCAATCGCTGTTACCAGTGCCACAAATGCACAGGCGGTTGTCCCGTTACTGCGGTCATGGACCTGATGCCCCATCAGGTGGTACGTTATGTCCAGCTGGGGTTGGAGGAAGAACTCTTAAAAAGCAAAACCATCTGGCAATGTGCCGCCTGCCGGACCTGTATTTCCCGCTGTCCTAACGGCATTGATATTGCCGCTATCAACGATGCCCTAAAGCAACGGGCCCTGGCCCGGGGAATTCAGCCGGCCCTACCGGAAGTTGCTGCCTTCCACCAGGCCTTCCTGGCTTCGTTAAAAAGTAGGGGCCGGGTCCATGAACTGGGAATGATGATTGCCTTTAAACTGAAAACTGGAACTTACTTCCAGGATGTCCCCCTGGGACTGAAGATGTTCCAGCACCGCAAACTGCGGCTTCTGCCCGAAGGGATCAAAAACCGGCAGCGTTTCCGGGCCCTACTCCAGGGTGAAAAGGGGTGGCGGGAATGA
- a CDS encoding methyltetrahydrofolate cobalamin methyltransferase codes for MLIIGERINGMFGDIKRAIQERDPAPVQEWARRQEEGGARALDLNVGPAVQDKVSAMEWLVEVTQEVSNLTLCLDSTNIKAIEAGLKKCKNRAMINSTNAEREKVEKLFPLAVEHGAALIGLTMNKTGIPKDSDTRLAFAMELVAAADEFGLPMEDLYIDPLILPANVAQDHAPEVLKTLQQIKMLADPAPKTVLGLSNVSQNCQNRPLINRTFLAIAMACGLDAAIADACDEALIETAATAEILLNQTVYCDSFVKMFKTR; via the coding sequence ATGCTCATTATCGGTGAACGGATTAACGGTATGTTCGGCGACATCAAACGGGCCATCCAGGAACGGGACCCGGCCCCGGTACAGGAGTGGGCCCGGCGCCAGGAGGAAGGCGGCGCCCGCGCCCTGGACCTGAACGTGGGCCCGGCCGTCCAGGACAAGGTCAGCGCCATGGAGTGGCTGGTCGAGGTCACCCAGGAGGTCAGCAACCTGACCCTGTGTCTGGATTCCACCAATATCAAAGCCATCGAAGCCGGGCTGAAAAAATGTAAAAACCGGGCCATGATCAACTCCACCAATGCCGAGCGAGAAAAGGTAGAAAAGCTCTTCCCCCTGGCCGTCGAACATGGTGCCGCCCTTATAGGCCTGACCATGAATAAAACTGGTATTCCCAAGGATAGCGATACCCGCCTGGCCTTTGCCATGGAGTTGGTAGCCGCTGCCGATGAGTTCGGGCTGCCCATGGAGGATTTGTACATTGATCCCCTGATTCTTCCTGCCAATGTAGCCCAGGACCATGCTCCGGAAGTCCTGAAAACTCTCCAGCAGATCAAGATGCTGGCCGATCCGGCTCCCAAGACAGTCCTGGGTTTAAGTAATGTCTCCCAGAACTGCCAGAATCGGCCCTTGATTAACCGGACCTTCCTTGCCATAGCCATGGCCTGCGGCCTTGATGCCGCCATCGCCGACGCTTGCGACGAAGCCCTCATCGAAACGGCAGCCACGGCAGAGATCTTGCTCAACCAAACCGTTTACTGCGATTCTTTTGTCAAGATGTTTAAAACCAGGTAG
- a CDS encoding FAD-dependent oxidoreductase: MSAKKETTPAVGAVLVLGGGIAGMQSALDLANAGYLVHMVTESSSIGGHMAQLDKTFPTNECAMCLLGPRMTDTSNHPNIRLHTCATLEKVEGEKGNFTVQIREKPRYVNIQECTACGDCEQACPVSIPNEYNQEMGTRKAIHKMFPQAVPNKYLITKRGTPPCRSTCPAGTNVQGYVALISQGKFAEALEVVHRRMPFAGICGRICHHPCETECNRGRYDDPIAIATLKRAAYDYGWEAEASREKERRPELPSRKEKVAIIGAGPAGLTAAQDLALAGYQVTIYDALNQPGGMLRGGIPRYRLPMEVVDRETQRILNLGIKFVPNTVVGKDINLKDLQKEYNAVIIAVGLQQSRMLKLDGSELEGILPGVNFLREAALGGRPEVGEKVVVIGGGNVAIDVARTARRLGAREVHLACLESREEMPAHPWEVEEALEEGIILHPSWGPKRFLGAKGRVTGIELMQCTRVFDEEHRFNPQYNPEVTQTLTADTIIMAIGQAADLSLLGEKSPVATNRGLIKADPLTLATSVPGVFACGDIVRGPASVVEAVASGHEAAESVKRYLQGEDLATGRSLEKEPHLDPPPNVVPFPGRRQAQAMAPVEERVKDFREVYQGFTPEEAIAEAKRCLNCGICSECLQCEAVCKKKAIEHWQQEKVTKLKVGSIVLAPGFELFDATLAGEYGYGYYANVLTSLEFERLLSATGPTESHVLRPSDQRPPKKVAFIQCVGSRDCEREGSPYCSAICCMYSTKEALIAREHDANIEPTIFYLDIRAYGKNFDRYVESAKAGGVRYVRAMISRVEEDPQTKNLIIQYYTDGRVQREEFDLVVLAVGVKPPIDAEKIAAATGIELNPYGFAKTQPFEPVATTRDGIYVAGVFQGPRDIPETVVNASAAAACAGAAMAPGRNTMITPKEYPPERDVSREEPRVGVFICHCGINIAGVVDVKAVVEAAAKLPGVVHAEDNLYTCSQDTLKKIKDAIQEYRLNRVVVASCTIRTHQPLFREALREAGLNQFYFEMANIRDQCSWVHRNEPANATLKAIDLVRMAVAKVKRHEALHLQPVPVIQKALIIGGGVAGLTAALNVAEQGFEAYIVEREAELGGQVRNLRTTLEGEDLQALLRDLITRVQANPRIQVFTRARIEDFGGHQGHFTTTISLGEPGREHVRRTQTLEHGVVIVATGSQEIKTDAYLLGQDERVITNTRLEQALADGHWDQEKNKQVVFIQCVGSRDQEHPYCSRTCCAQTIKNALAIKRRNPEAQVYVLYRDIRTYAFMEDYYRQAREAGVLFIAYDPGDPPRVRQREIGLLEVMVKDPDSGKELVLWPDQLVLATGAVAPDGVEELASLLKLPLNEDRFYVETHAKLAPIDFPTAGIFLCGAGHAPKLAAEAIAQAEGAVARACTILARENLMVGGVVAVVDENKCAACLTCVRVCPFNVPRINERNVAEINAVQCMGCGTCAGECPAKAIQLQFYKDDQLLAKVAGLFGEV, from the coding sequence ATGAGTGCAAAGAAGGAAACTACTCCGGCCGTCGGTGCTGTCCTGGTTCTTGGTGGTGGTATCGCCGGCATGCAGTCGGCCCTTGACCTGGCCAACGCCGGTTACCTGGTGCACATGGTCACGGAGAGTTCTTCCATCGGCGGCCACATGGCCCAGCTGGATAAAACCTTTCCCACCAATGAATGTGCCATGTGCCTGCTGGGGCCACGGATGACAGATACCTCCAACCACCCCAACATCCGCTTGCATACCTGCGCTACCCTGGAGAAGGTGGAGGGGGAAAAGGGTAATTTTACTGTCCAGATTCGGGAAAAGCCCCGCTATGTCAATATCCAGGAGTGTACGGCCTGCGGCGACTGCGAGCAGGCCTGCCCGGTATCTATTCCCAACGAGTATAACCAGGAAATGGGTACCCGCAAGGCCATTCACAAGATGTTCCCCCAGGCCGTTCCCAATAAGTACCTGATTACCAAACGGGGGACGCCGCCCTGCCGCAGCACCTGCCCTGCCGGCACCAATGTCCAGGGGTATGTGGCTTTAATCTCCCAGGGTAAATTTGCCGAGGCCCTGGAGGTCGTCCACCGGCGTATGCCCTTCGCCGGCATTTGCGGCCGCATTTGCCATCACCCCTGTGAAACGGAATGTAACCGCGGGCGGTATGACGACCCCATTGCCATCGCCACCCTGAAGCGGGCGGCCTATGACTATGGCTGGGAAGCCGAGGCCTCCCGGGAGAAGGAGCGAAGACCGGAACTGCCATCCAGGAAAGAAAAGGTGGCCATTATCGGCGCCGGCCCGGCGGGCTTGACTGCCGCCCAGGACCTGGCCCTGGCCGGTTACCAGGTAACTATCTACGACGCCTTGAACCAGCCCGGTGGCATGCTCCGGGGCGGCATACCCCGCTACCGCCTGCCCATGGAGGTAGTCGACCGGGAAACGCAGCGCATCCTCAACCTGGGAATCAAGTTTGTCCCCAATACCGTTGTTGGTAAAGATATCAATTTGAAAGACCTGCAAAAGGAATATAACGCCGTTATTATTGCCGTCGGCCTGCAGCAGAGCCGGATGCTCAAACTGGACGGCTCCGAACTAGAGGGCATTTTACCGGGCGTTAATTTTCTGCGGGAAGCGGCCCTGGGCGGCCGTCCGGAGGTAGGGGAGAAGGTCGTCGTCATTGGCGGCGGCAATGTGGCCATTGACGTGGCCCGTACCGCCCGGCGCCTGGGTGCCAGGGAAGTCCACCTGGCCTGCCTGGAGTCCCGGGAGGAAATGCCGGCCCACCCCTGGGAGGTTGAAGAAGCCCTGGAAGAGGGTATTATTCTCCATCCCTCCTGGGGTCCCAAACGCTTCCTGGGAGCCAAGGGGCGGGTGACGGGCATCGAACTGATGCAGTGCACCCGGGTTTTTGACGAAGAGCACCGCTTTAACCCCCAGTATAATCCGGAGGTAACCCAAACCCTAACGGCTGATACAATTATCATGGCCATCGGCCAGGCGGCCGATCTCTCCCTTCTGGGGGAAAAGAGCCCGGTTGCCACCAACCGCGGTCTCATCAAAGCTGATCCCCTGACCCTGGCCACCAGTGTGCCCGGAGTATTTGCCTGCGGTGATATTGTTCGGGGCCCAGCATCGGTGGTCGAGGCGGTAGCCAGTGGCCACGAGGCAGCGGAATCGGTAAAACGCTACCTTCAAGGGGAAGACCTGGCCACCGGCCGTTCCCTGGAGAAGGAACCCCACCTGGACCCGCCCCCCAATGTGGTGCCCTTCCCTGGCCGGCGCCAGGCCCAGGCCATGGCCCCGGTAGAAGAGCGCGTTAAGGATTTCCGGGAGGTCTACCAGGGCTTTACCCCCGAGGAGGCCATAGCCGAAGCCAAACGCTGCCTGAACTGTGGTATTTGTTCCGAGTGTCTCCAATGCGAAGCCGTCTGTAAAAAGAAGGCCATTGAGCACTGGCAACAGGAAAAGGTTACGAAATTAAAAGTAGGGTCTATTGTCCTGGCGCCCGGGTTCGAACTCTTTGATGCCACCCTGGCAGGTGAGTATGGCTACGGCTATTACGCTAATGTCTTGACCAGCCTGGAGTTCGAGCGTCTCCTGAGCGCCACCGGTCCTACAGAGAGCCATGTATTACGGCCCTCCGACCAGCGACCGCCGAAAAAGGTGGCCTTTATCCAGTGCGTCGGCTCCCGGGACTGCGAGCGGGAGGGGAGCCCCTATTGTTCAGCCATCTGTTGCATGTACTCCACCAAGGAGGCCCTCATCGCCAGGGAACACGACGCCAATATCGAGCCGACTATCTTTTACCTGGATATCCGTGCCTATGGGAAAAACTTTGACCGTTATGTTGAATCTGCCAAGGCCGGGGGTGTCCGTTATGTCCGGGCCATGATCTCCAGGGTCGAAGAGGATCCCCAGACCAAAAACCTGATCATCCAATATTACACAGACGGCAGGGTGCAACGGGAGGAGTTCGACCTGGTTGTCCTGGCCGTGGGGGTAAAACCGCCCATCGACGCCGAAAAAATTGCCGCCGCTACCGGTATTGAGTTAAACCCCTACGGCTTTGCTAAAACCCAACCCTTCGAACCTGTGGCTACCACCCGCGATGGCATCTATGTCGCCGGTGTCTTCCAGGGACCGCGTGATATTCCGGAGACGGTAGTCAATGCCAGCGCGGCCGCTGCCTGCGCCGGTGCTGCCATGGCTCCCGGCCGCAACACCATGATTACCCCCAAGGAATACCCGCCGGAAAGGGATGTCAGCCGCGAAGAGCCGCGGGTAGGTGTATTTATCTGCCACTGTGGTATTAATATTGCTGGTGTGGTCGATGTCAAGGCCGTGGTCGAGGCTGCTGCCAAACTCCCCGGTGTGGTTCATGCAGAAGACAACCTATATACCTGCTCCCAGGACACCCTGAAGAAGATCAAGGATGCCATCCAGGAGTACCGGTTAAACCGGGTAGTGGTGGCCTCCTGTACCATCCGCACCCACCAGCCCCTCTTCAGGGAAGCCCTCAGGGAAGCCGGGCTGAACCAGTTTTACTTCGAAATGGCCAATATTCGCGACCAGTGCTCCTGGGTACACCGTAATGAACCGGCCAATGCTACCTTAAAGGCTATCGACCTGGTCCGCATGGCCGTGGCCAAGGTCAAACGCCACGAAGCCCTGCACCTGCAGCCGGTACCGGTAATCCAGAAGGCCCTGATTATTGGTGGCGGGGTCGCCGGGCTGACGGCAGCCCTGAATGTCGCCGAACAGGGTTTTGAAGCCTATATAGTTGAACGGGAAGCCGAACTCGGCGGCCAGGTACGCAATTTGCGAACCACCCTGGAGGGTGAAGACTTGCAGGCCTTGCTGCGGGATCTGATTACCAGAGTTCAGGCCAACCCCCGCATCCAGGTCTTTACCCGGGCCCGCATCGAGGACTTTGGCGGTCACCAGGGCCACTTTACGACGACCATTTCCCTCGGCGAACCGGGCCGGGAACACGTCCGCCGCACCCAGACCCTGGAGCACGGCGTAGTTATCGTAGCTACCGGGAGCCAGGAGATCAAGACCGACGCCTATCTCCTGGGCCAGGACGAGCGGGTAATAACCAACACCCGGCTGGAACAGGCCCTGGCCGATGGTCATTGGGATCAGGAAAAGAACAAGCAGGTAGTCTTTATCCAGTGCGTCGGTTCCCGGGATCAGGAGCATCCTTACTGCAGCCGGACCTGCTGTGCCCAGACCATCAAGAACGCCCTGGCAATTAAGAGACGTAACCCCGAGGCCCAGGTCTACGTCCTGTACCGGGATATTCGCACCTATGCCTTTATGGAGGATTACTACCGCCAGGCCAGGGAGGCAGGGGTCCTATTTATAGCCTATGATCCCGGAGACCCGCCCCGGGTACGGCAGCGGGAGATCGGCCTCCTGGAGGTCATGGTCAAGGATCCTGACTCCGGGAAAGAGCTTGTCCTGTGGCCCGACCAGCTGGTCCTGGCGACCGGAGCAGTGGCCCCGGACGGGGTGGAGGAACTGGCTTCCCTGTTGAAGCTCCCGCTGAATGAGGATAGGTTCTACGTGGAAACCCATGCCAAACTGGCGCCAATAGACTTCCCGACGGCCGGGATTTTCCTCTGTGGTGCCGGCCACGCCCCCAAACTGGCCGCCGAGGCCATAGCCCAGGCCGAAGGCGCAGTGGCCCGGGCCTGTACCATCCTGGCCAGGGAAAACCTCATGGTCGGCGGGGTGGTAGCCGTTGTCGATGAGAATAAATGCGCTGCCTGCCTGACGTGCGTCCGGGTCTGCCCCTTCAATGTACCCCGGATCAATGAGCGCAACGTCGCCGAAATTAATGCCGTCCAGTGCATGGGCTGCGGCACCTGCGCCGGTGAGTGCCCGGCCAAAGCCATCCAGTTGCAATTTTATAAAGATGACCAGCTGCTGGCCAAGGTAGCCGGCCTCTTCGGGGAGGTGTAG
- the hdrB gene encoding methylene tetrahydrofolate reductase subunit B HdrB, producing the protein MRLSYYPGCSLHSTAAEFSVSTEALFQALGIELRELDDWCCCGATSGHSLSNFLSHALPLHNLVLAEATGDDLLVPCAACYNSLKNAQAFMAGGSQEAQELNRQVAQALGREYRGEVRVRHVIEVLADPRVENLIKDRLKKSLAGMPLASYYGCLLTRPPKVASFESNPEQPQLMDRLLRLAGAMPVSWSHKNECCGASLAIPQPQIVEGLVGKIVAAARRAGAVAIVTACPLCQTNLDSRQPAGGDFLPVFFITEIIGLALGLNATPWLRKHLIDPLPLLHQQGLLAAS; encoded by the coding sequence ATGAGGTTGAGTTATTACCCCGGCTGTTCCCTGCATTCCACGGCGGCCGAATTCTCCGTTTCTACCGAGGCCCTCTTTCAGGCCCTGGGGATTGAATTACGGGAACTGGATGACTGGTGTTGCTGTGGGGCCACTTCTGGTCACTCCCTCAGCAATTTCTTGAGCCATGCCCTGCCCCTGCACAACCTGGTACTGGCCGAGGCTACCGGTGACGATCTGCTGGTTCCCTGCGCCGCCTGTTACAATTCCCTGAAAAACGCCCAGGCTTTTATGGCCGGCGGCAGCCAGGAGGCTCAAGAACTTAACCGGCAGGTCGCTCAAGCCCTGGGCCGGGAATACAGGGGTGAGGTTCGGGTACGCCACGTCATTGAGGTTCTGGCCGATCCCCGGGTCGAAAACTTGATCAAAGATCGCCTGAAAAAGAGCCTGGCCGGTATGCCCCTGGCTTCCTATTACGGTTGTCTCTTGACCCGGCCGCCTAAAGTAGCCAGTTTTGAATCTAATCCTGAACAGCCCCAGCTAATGGACCGCCTTTTGCGACTGGCCGGGGCTATGCCGGTGTCCTGGAGCCATAAAAATGAATGCTGCGGGGCCAGCCTGGCCATTCCCCAACCGCAAATCGTCGAAGGGCTGGTCGGTAAAATCGTAGCCGCTGCCCGCCGGGCCGGGGCTGTAGCCATAGTTACGGCCTGTCCTCTCTGCCAGACCAACCTGGACAGCCGCCAGCCAGCCGGAGGGGATTTCTTGCCCGTTTTCTTTATTACAGAAATCATAGGCCTGGCCCTGGGTCTAAATGCTACACCCTGGTTAAGAAAGCACCTGATCGATCCCCTGCCCCTTTTGCACCAGCAGGGATTACTGGCAGCCTCTTAG